A genomic stretch from Lathyrus oleraceus cultivar Zhongwan6 chromosome 2, CAAS_Psat_ZW6_1.0, whole genome shotgun sequence includes:
- the LOC127119932 gene encoding probable carotenoid cleavage dioxygenase 4, chloroplastic — translation MVPKLIIITCKQPPTSIPSFNISSIKTKEKPQTTQTQTLKTTTTKTKTSPPPPPPPHHHTNKKTETSLPGLLFNTFDDIINNFIDPPIKPALDPRHVLSQNFAPVLTELPPTQCQIIQGTLPPSLNGAYIRNGPNPQFLPRGPYHLFDGDGMLHAIKISNGEATLCSRYVKTYKYKTENEAGYPLFPNVFSGFNSLIASAARGSITAARVFTGQYNPSNGIGLANTSLALFGNRLFALGESDLPYEINLTPNGDIQTIGRYDFNGKLSMSMTAHPKIDADTGEAFAFRYGPIPPFLTYFRFDSNGVKHNDVPVFSMTTPSFLHDFAITKKYAVFADIQLGMNPLDMISGGSPVGSDPSKIPRIGILPRYANDEKKMKWFNVPGFNIVHAINAWDEEDGKTVTLIAPNILSVEHTMERLDLVHAMIEKVKINVETGIVSRQPLSARNLDFAVINSDFMGKRNRFVYAAIGNPMPKISGVVKIDVLKGEEVGCRMFGEGCYGGEPFFVAREGGVEEDDGYLVSYMHDEKKGESRFLVMDAKSPEFDIVAEVKLPRRVPYGFHGLFVRESDIRKLSL, via the coding sequence ATGGTCCCAAAACTCATCATAATAACATGTAAACAACCCCCAACTTCAATCCCTTCGTTTAACATCTcatccatcaaaaccaaagaAAAACCCCAAACAACCCAAACCCAGACACTAAAAACCACCActacaaaaacaaaaacatctcctccaccaccaccaccacccCACCACCACACAAACAAAAAAACAGAAACATCACTCCCAGGACTACTATTCAACACATTCGACGACATCATCAACAACTTCATAGACCCACCAATAAAACCAGCCCTAGATCCAAGACATGTTTTATCTCAAAACTTTGCTCCAGTACTAACCGAACTCCCTCCCACACAATGCCAAATCATCCAAGGCACACTCCCACCGTCACTTAACGGCGCTTACATAAGAAACGGCCCAAACCCCCAGTTCCTCCCACGTGGACCCTACCACCTCTTCGACGGTGACGGCATGCTTCACGCCATCAAAATCTCAAACGGAGAAGCCACACTCTGTAGCCGTTACGTCAAAACCTACAAATACAAAACCGAAAACGAAGCCGGTTACCCTCTCTTCCCGAACGTCTTCTCCGGTTTCAACTCGCTTATTGCCTCCGCCGCACGTGGATCCATAACCGCCGCACGTGTCTTTACCGGTCAGTATAATCCATCTAACGGCATTGGTTTAGCGAACACGAGTTTGGCTCTATTTGGTAATCGTCTTTTCGCTTTGGGAGAATCAGATCTTCCCTATGAAATTAACTTAACCCCAAACGGTGATATTCAAACAATCGGCCGTTACGATTTTAACGGTAAACTCTCCATGAGTATGACGGCGCATCCCAAAATTGACGCCGATACCGGTGAAGCTTTCGCGTTTCGTTACGGTCCCATTCCACCTTTTTTAACTTACTTCCGTTTCGATTCTAACGGAGTTAAACATAACGACGTTCCCGTTTTCTCCATGACAACACCTTCGTTTCTTCATGATTTCGCGATTACGAAAAAATACGCTGTGTTCGCTGATATACAGCTCGGGATGAATCCTCTTGATATGATTTCCGGTGGTTCTCCGGTAGGTTCCGATCCTTCGAAGATTCCGAGGATCGGGATTCTTCCTCGTTACGCTAATGAtgagaagaagatgaagtggtttaATGTGCCAGGGTTTAATATTGTTCACGCTATTAACGCGTGGGATGAGGAAGATGGAAAAACGGTTACGCTTATTGCGCCGAATATTCTCTCCGTGGAGCATACTATGGAGAGATTGGATCTTGTTCATGCGATGATTGAGAAAGTGAAGATCAACGTTGAGACTGGGATCGTTTCAAGACAACCGTTATCGGCGAGGAATCTTGATTTCGCGGTGATAAATAGTGATTTCATGGGGAAGAGGAATAGGTTTGTTTATGCGGCGATAGGGAATCCGATGCCGAAGATTTCGGGGGTTGTTAAGATTGATGTGTTGAAAGGGGAGGAAGTTGGCTGTAGGATGTTTGGAGAGGGTTGTTACGGTGGTGAACCGTTTTTTGTGGCGAGGGAAGGTGGTGTTGAGGAGGATGATGGTTATTTAGTAAGTTATATGCATGATGAGAAGAAGGGAGAGTCGAGGTTTTTGGTGATGGATGCTAAGTCGCCGGAGTTTGATATTGTGGCGGAGGTGAAGTTGCCGCGGCGGGTGCCGTATGGTTTTCATGGGTTGTTTGTGAGGGAGAGTGACATCAGAAAGTTGTCGCTGTAG